The genomic stretch CGGCATGCGGTTGACCACTTCGCTGCCGCCCATGTGCTCCAGGCATACGTGCCATTGATGGTCGAGCAGCTCGATGTGCAGGCGTTTGAAATCCAGGGGCATCAACGCTGCATGCAAAGCCCTGTCCTGTTGCAAGCGCACCTGCAGTTGCCCCAGCAATGCACCCTCGCCTGCGCGTTGCCGGCAATGGATCGCGGTACGTCGCACGGCCCCGCCATGGTGCAATTCAAAGCGCGCCGCGCCCTCTGTCGAGGCGGGCAGGCGCAGGCTGAACTCGGTCATGACCAGGTGCATCAACAACTGCGATTCGGTGCGCTCGCGAATTTCCAGGTGCAGGCTGCCGCCCTCCAGGGCGGCCCGCGCCAAGGTCGGCGAGACCTGCTCGAAACGCGCCAGCCCCAGGTTGCGCCGCAGTTGCCCAAGGGTGCGCCCCGGCTGATAACCCGCCGGCGCCCGTTGTGCGCTGAACAGCTCAGACAGCCTTTGCCACAGCACTGACATAGCCGTTGTGAGGGAGACCCGGTTCATTGGCAAACTCCTTGGCCAGCACGTCTTCCACCGACGCCGGCGTGAATGGATTGACCT from Pseudomonas fluorescens encodes the following:
- a CDS encoding DUF3156 family protein, encoding MNRVSLTTAMSVLWQRLSELFSAQRAPAGYQPGRTLGQLRRNLGLARFEQVSPTLARAALEGGSLHLEIRERTESQLLMHLVMTEFSLRLPASTEGAARFELHHGGAVRRTAIHCRQRAGEGALLGQLQVRLQQDRALHAALMPLDFKRLHIELLDHQWHVCLEHMGGSEVVNRMPAFRRYIALSRDQRDALLAALVGLQRILRTL